In Aspergillus flavus chromosome 3, complete sequence, one genomic interval encodes:
- a CDS encoding long-chain-fatty-acid-CoA ligase: MAATRRLQQTLSHIQPPNAVEQLSIVYGPTQPPLLDITLGELLALQSLQYGEHECLVFPWTGTRWTYSALNDEADRLAQGLLAIGIHKGDRIGIMAGNCEQYISVFFAAARVGAILVVLNNTYTPSELYYALEHTDCRLLFMTPRIGRHNLEEVLSKMGPHPKRKGSSAALEEIVILRGEHSNFPTYSSVIERGLSVSSNALLDRQAQLRPDDVCNLQFTSGSTGNPKAAMLTHHNLVNNSRFIGDRMDLTSFDILCCPPPLFHCFGLVLGMLAVVTHGAKIVFPSETFDPKSVLHAISDEKCTALHGVPTMFEAILSLPKPPNFDTHNLRTGIIAGAPVPRPLMKRLFEELNMTQYTSSYGLTEASPTCFNAVTTDTIETRLRTVGKVMPHAKAKIIDAEGRIVPVGQRGELCIAGYQLTKGYWNNPDKTAETLTTDADGTTWLKTGDEAIFDPQGRCTITGRFKDIIIRGGENIYPLEIEERLASHPAIEVASVIGIPDHKYGEVVGAFIALAPGYENKRPSDEELRVWTREKLGRHKAPQYVFVFGEEGVDRTIPITGSGKVRKVDLRKTAAQVLERRTKAN, from the exons ATGGCAGCTACACGACGTCTGCAACAGACTTTGTCCCATATTCAGCCGCCAAATGCGGTTGAGCAGCTTTCAATTGTTTACGGCCCTACACAACCTCCCCTGCTAGACATCACTCTCGGAGAGTTACTTGCACTACAGAGCCTTCAATATGGAGAACACGAGTGTCTGGTGTTCCCTTGGACAGGAACCCGATGGACATATTCCGCCCTAAACGACGAGGCCGATAGATTGGCTCAAGGCCTATTGGCCATTGGTATCCACAAGGGCGATCGAATAGGAATCATGGCTGGCAATTGTGAACAGTATAtctctgttttctttgcGGCAGCACGGGTCGGGGCTATTCTAGTGGTGCTTAACAATACTTACACGCCATCAGAGCTCTACTACGCTCTCGAACATACAG ATTGCCGATTGTTGTTTATGACGCCTCGCATTGGTCGTCACAATTTAGAGGAGGTGCTGTCAAAGATGGGCCCTCATCCCAAGCGGAAAGGATCATCAGCTgcattggaagagatcgTCATTTTGCGGGGTGAACACTCTAATTTCCCAACATACAGCAGCGTCATTGAAAGAGGATTATCGGTTTCCAGCAATGCCTTGCTGGATCGACAGGCACAATTGAGACCTGATGATGTCTGCAATCTACAGTTCACCAGTGGCTCAACCGGAAACCCTAAAGCTGCCATGTTGACCCATCA CAATCTGGTCAACAACTCCCGCTTTATCGGAGATCGAATGGACCTCACCTCCTTCGATATTCTGTGCTGCCCTCCACCCCTGTTCCATTGCTTCGGACTCGTCCTTGGAATGCTAGCTGTTGTCACACATGGAGCGAAGATCGTCTTCCCCAGCGAAACATTCGACCCGAAGTCGGTTCTCCACGCGATCTCCGATGAAAAATGTACTGCCCTCCACGGTGTCCCGACTATGTTTGAAGCCATCCTAAGCCTACCTAAACCGCCGAACTTTGACACACACAATCTACGCACTGGTATCATCGCTGGAGCCCCTGTGCCTCGCCCGTTGATGAAGAGGTTGTTCGAGGAATTGAATATGACACAGTACACTAGCAGCTACG GTCTCACCGAAGCCTCACCCACATGTTTCAACGCAGTTACAACGGACACCATCGAAACCCGATTGAGAACAGTAGGCAAAGTGATGCCCCATGCGAAAGCGAAGATCATCGACGCAGAAGGCCGCATCGTCCCGGTCGGCCAACGAGGAGAACTATGCATCGCAGGCTACCAATTAACAAAAGGATACTGGAACAACCCCGACAAGACAGCCGAAACGCTTACGACCGACGCCGACGGCACCACGTGGTTGAAGACGGGAGACGAGGCCATATTCGATCCACAAGGGCGCTGCACCATCACGGGACGGTTCAAAGACATCATCATACGCG GCGGCGAAAACATCTACCCGTTAGAAATCGAGGAGCGACTGGCAAGCCACCCAGCCATCGAGGTTGCATCGGTGATCGGCATTCCTGACCACAAGTACGGTGAGGTGGTTGGGGCCTTCATCGCTCTGGCTCCTGGTTACGAGAACAAGCGACCATCGGACGAGGAGTTGCGGGTCTGGACACGAGAGAAGTTGGGCCGGCATAAGGCTCCGCAGTATGTGTTCGTGTTTGGCGAAGAGGGTGTGGATCGAACAATCCCAATTACGGGCAGTGGAAAAGTCCGGAAGGTGGATTTGCGGAAGACTGCGGCGCAGGTTCTGGAACGGCGCACGAAAGCGAATTGA
- a CDS encoding putative TfdA family taurine dioxygenase, whose translation MPTAVDNATPTTIRGGNEQSRPRISQPLEYTGTLDTYTHHDLTPVIGREYHGVQVAEILKSEECDRIIKDLAATISRRGVVFLRNQDLTAQEMRQFGEKLSILAGCPESSTLHVHPLTEEGSELGDQISVISSEKQKKGGGLTHQLSDTSRFASVGWHTDISFERVPSDYAMLKIHTLPETGGDTLWASGYEIYDRLSPQMAEFLEGLTATHDATFFHDEARRLGNPLRKGVRGSPLNHGEELTAVHPVVRTNPVTGWKSVYVNKGFTRRINGVTKDESDMLLQYLFNLVTQNHDAQVRFKWNKNDMAIWDNRSTWHCATYDYAEARAGDRVCSLGEAPYFDTQSKSRREALAEN comes from the exons ATGCCTACCGCTGTCGATAATGCGACTCCCACAACGATACGGGGAGGCAATGAACAATCTCGTCCACGCATCTCCCAACCGTTGGAATATACCGGCACTCTAGACACATATACCCATCATGACCTCACGCCCGTTATCGGGAGAGAATACCATGGTGTCCAAGTCGCCGAGATCCTAAAGTCAGAAGAATGCGATCGGATAATCAAAGACCTTGCTGCGACGA TCTCCAGACGAGGCGTAGTCTTCCTCCGCAACCAAGACCTAACCGCACAAGAAATGCGCCAATTCGGTGAAAAACTATCAATCCTCGCAGGATGC CCAGAATCATCAACTTTACACGTCCACCCACTgacagaagaaggaagcgaACTGGGCGACCAAATCAGCGTCATCAGCAGcgagaagcaaaagaaaggaggtGGTCTCACACATCAGCTCAGCGACACGAGCCGTTTCGCTTCAGTAGGATGGCACACCGACATCAGTTTCGAGCGAGTACCATCCGATTATGCAATGCTGAAGATTCATACTCTCCCTGAGACAGGCGGCGACACGCTCTGGGCCTCGGGCTATGAGATCTATGATCGTCTCTCGCCGCAAATGGCGGAGTTCTTGGAAGGGTTGACGGCGACGCATGATGCTACGTTCTTTCATGATGAGGCGCGGAGATTGGGCAATCCTTTACGAAAGGGGGTTCGGGGTTCGCCTCTTAATCATGGGGAGGAACTTACGGCTGTGCATCCGGTTGTGCGGACGAATC CGGTTACCGGATGGAAGTCAGTGTACGTGAACAAGGGATTTACCCGTCGTATCAACGGGGTAACCAAAGACGAGTCTGACATGTTATTACAATATCTATTCAAC CTCGTCACGCAAAACCACGACGCCCAGGTTCGGTTCAAGTGGAACAAGAACGACATGGCAATTTGGGATAACAGATCAACTTGGCACTGCGCGACATACGACTATGCAGAAGCTCGGGCTGGTGACCGAGTCTGCAGTTTAGGCGAGGCCCCGTATTTTGACACACAGTCCAAGTCGCGGAGAGAAGCTCTGGCTGAGAATTAA
- a CDS encoding putative extracellular alpha-1,3-glucanase/mutanase: MRKSRPLCLYLSKSTPATMQRLYALALLSWCSAQVQAKAVFAHFMVGNSAEFSDKEWKNDIQLAQNAHIDGFALNMAHNEMLPATLDKAFEQAEDLDFKLFFSFDYAGNGSWPKQDTIDLMNKYKDHPAYYKYDSKPFMSTFEGATSKDWPDIKKQTDSFFIPDFSSIGPEAAANRTYVDGLFSWAAWPNGPTRMNTSADDAYRHALNGRPYMMPVSPWFYTNMPGFDKNWVWAGDNLWYDRWEEVISFQPEFVQIISWNDYGESHYIGPLHKDGYEAFNRGEAPFNYANNMPHDGWRTFLPYVVDQYKNPNSTIPIKEENVVTWYRLHPASACTTGGTTGNSESQGQVEYKPSEIVHDRIMYSALLNSTADVTVSIGKTKVTGSWDNTPKDGKGIYHGSVPFTQSGEVKVSISRGDKEIASISGEHITSECPKEEKGFQNYNAWVGTSGADGTVAPSTAMCLFSLGTVTFILAREMIML, encoded by the exons ATCTGTCAAAGTCCACCCCAGCCACCATGCAGCGGCTTTACGCTCTTGCCCTACTGTCATGGTGCAGCGCACAAGTCCAGGCAAAGGCAGTCTTTGCTCACTTCATG GTGGGCAATAGTGCCGAATTCTCAGATAAAGAATGGAAGAACGACATTCAACTAGCCCAGAACGCCCACATAGATGGGTTCGCGCTGAATATGGCCCACAACGAGATGCTCCCCGCGACCCTTGACAAAGCATTCGAGCAAGCCGAAGACCTCGACTTCaaactcttcttctccttcgaTTATGCTGGCAACGGATCCTGGCCTAAGCAAGACACGATCGACCTTATGAACAAATATAAAGACCACCCCGCCTACTACAAGTACGACTCGAAGCCCTTCATGTCCACCTTCGAGGGCGCAACGTCCAAAGACTGGCCCGATATCAAGAAACAAACCGACTCCTTCTTCATTCCCGACTTTTCGTCAATTGGTCCCGAAGCCGCCGCCAACAGAACATACGTGGATGGACTGTTCAGCTGGGCTGCCTGGCCAAATGGCCCTACCCGCATGAACACCTCAGCTGATGATGCATACAGACATGCGTTGAATGGTCGCCCGTACATGATGCCCGTCTCGCCTTGGTTCTACACTAATATGCCGGGCTTTGACAAGAATTGGGTATGGGCTGGTGATAATCTGTGGTATGATCGTTGGGAGGAGGTCATTTCATTCCAACCGGAGTTTGTTCAAATCATTTCTTGGAATGACTACGGCGAGTCTCATTATATTGGTCCGCTGCACAAGGATGGCTATGAGGCGTTTAACCGCGGGGAGGCCCCCTTCAACTACGCCAACAACATGCCCCACGATGGCTGGCGCACATTCTTGCCGTACGTCGTTGATCAGTACAAGAACCCGAACTCGACAATCCCtatcaaggaagagaatgtgGTGACCTGGTACCGCCTGCATCCTGCATCGGCATGCACCACTGGCGGTACTACCGGCAACTCCGAGAGTCAGGGCCAGGTCGAGTACAAGCCGTCGGAGATTGTCCACGATCGCATTATGTACTCAGCCCTTCTCAACTCCACAGCTGATGTCACGGTCAGTATCGGAAAGACCAAGGTGACAGGGAGCTGGGATAACACCCCCAAGGATGGAAAGGGTATCTACCATGGTAGTGTGCCATTCACCCAGTCTGGAGAGGTGAAGGTGAGCATATCACGAGGCGATAAGGAGATAGCTAGTATCTCTGGAGAGCATATCACATCCGAGTGTCctaaggaggagaaggggttCCAGAATTATAATGCGTGGGTTGGCACTTCCGGGGCGGATGGAACCGTGGCACCGTCCACTGCCATGTGTCTATTCTCCCTTGGAACGGTTACCTTTATTTTGGCCAGAGAGATGATTATGTTGTAA
- a CDS encoding putative apoptosis inducing factor, which translates to MPSNEALTPLLRQFRVLIAGGSYGGLSAALTLLDLSKGRLARFNYTEGAKPPQYQIPIQITVVDERDGFYHLIGSPKALACDKFAAKTWTRFCDIPALKSPNLQIVRGSVNTVDFQNKVAQILDLETKETRQEKYDFFIAGTGLRRVFPTVPQSLKREEFLKEATGHKEAIRNADEGVVVIGGGAVGVEMAAELKELDPQQKVTLVHSRDRLLSAEPLPDDFAERVVAELREQGVEVILGQRVIDTTAVEEEQGKRTWSLTLANGTKLKAGHIMNAVSKSSPTSSYLPKDALTEEGYVKIRPNLQFANPVPNAENHFAVGDIAQWAGIKRCGGAIHMGHYAGTNIHQLMLAEATKAKPEFMNLINYPPVMGLALGHTAVSYTPDEGTKHGKELLGTLFGEDMGYSICWNYMKMSEPCQA; encoded by the exons ATGCCCTCCAACGAAGCTCTtacccctcttcttcgccagTTCCGCGTCTTAATCGCTGGTGGCTCATACGGCGGACTAAGCGCAGCCCTGACACTACTTGATCTTTCCAAGGGTCGCCTTGCTCGCTTCAACTACACAGAGGGCGCCAAACCCCCACAGTACCAAATCCCAATCCAAATCACCGTTGTAGATGAAAGAGACGGTTTCT ATCACCTAATTGGTTCACCAAAAGCATTGGCATGCGACAAGTTCGCTGCAAAGACATGGACACGATTCTGTGACATTCCCGCATTGAAGTCCCCAAATCTCCAAATCGTGCGCGGGAGCGTGAACACCGTGGATTTCCAAAATAAGGTCGCCCAGATCCTTGATCTTGAGACTAAAGAAACGAGACAGGAGAAGTACGACTTCTTTATTGCGGGCACCGGTCTCCGTCGTGTATTTCCGACTGTGCCGCAGTCGTTGAAGAGGGAAGAGTTCCTAAAGGAAGCGACGGGTCATAAGGAGGCTATTCGGAATGCGGATGAgggtgttgttgttattggAGGAG GCGCTGTTGGTGTTGAGATGGCTGCTGAGTTGAAGGAGCTAGATCCTCAACAGAAGGTTACGCTTGTTCATTCTAGGGACCGTTTGCTTTCTGCGGAGCCCTTGCCGGACGACTTTGCGGAGCGTGTTGTCGCCGAGCTCAGGGAGCAGGGCGTTGAGGTGATTCTGGGTCAACGGGTTATTGATACCACAGCAGTagaggaagaacaagggaaGCGCACATGGAGTCTGACCTTGGCCAACGGAACGAAACTCAAAGCCGGTCACATTATGAATGCTGTTTCGAAAAGCTCGCCTACCTCATCGTATCTGCCCAAGGATGCCTTGACCGAAGAGGGTTATGTTAAGATTCGCCCGAA TTTGCAATTCGCCAATCCGGTCCCTAACGCAGAGAACCACTTCGCGGTTGGTGATATCGCTCAGTGGGCCGGCATCAAGCGTTGTGGAGGTGCCATCCATATGGGCCACTATGCAGGAACCAACATCCATCAGCTTATGCTAGCAGAGGCCACTAAGGCTAAGCCTGAATTCATGAACCTCATCAACTACCCACCTGTCATGGGGCTGGCCTTGGGACACACGGCAGTCTCGTATACCCCTGACGAGGGAACTAAGCATGGCAAGGAGCTCCTGGGGACTTTGTTTGGCGAGGATATGGGCTACAGTA TCTGTTGGAACTATATGAAGATGTCCGAGCCGTGCCAGGCATGA